A stretch of Sinimarinibacterium sp. NLF-5-8 DNA encodes these proteins:
- a CDS encoding YfaZ family outer membrane protein has product MLFKTFKAAAVAASATACAVAFSAPARADTVSLNIGEHNVALAMQGPMQRLFGGADGMYDVGALFHEYRNAHDFAMAHAGFLATGDAGARDFKLTGGLGVRAVYLHLADNNGGALAPGGFMQARVPEFERIGVMAYGYYSPSILTFARFDRYREVGLRVDYQVLRNASVYTGYRNVNLKYDAAPRAHLTVDNGWHLGMQLVF; this is encoded by the coding sequence GCTGTTCAAAACATTTAAAGCTGCCGCAGTGGCCGCCAGTGCGACTGCTTGTGCCGTGGCGTTCAGCGCCCCCGCGCGCGCCGATACGGTGAGCCTGAATATTGGCGAGCACAACGTTGCGCTGGCCATGCAAGGGCCGATGCAGCGTCTGTTTGGTGGCGCCGATGGCATGTACGACGTTGGCGCTTTGTTCCACGAATACCGCAATGCACATGACTTTGCGATGGCGCACGCCGGGTTTCTGGCCACCGGCGATGCCGGTGCGCGCGATTTCAAACTTACGGGTGGATTGGGCGTGCGCGCGGTCTATCTGCATTTGGCCGACAACAATGGCGGCGCATTGGCGCCCGGTGGATTCATGCAGGCGCGCGTGCCCGAGTTTGAGCGCATCGGCGTGATGGCGTATGGCTATTACTCGCCGAGCATCCTCACGTTTGCGCGGTTCGATCGCTACCGTGAAGTCGGCTTGCGTGTGGATTATCAGGTGCTGCGCAATGCGTCGGTTTATACCGGGTACCGCAACGTCAACCTCAAATACGATGCCGCGCCGCGCGCGCATTTGACGGTAGACAATGGTTGGCACCTGGGCATGCAATTGGTGTTTTGA
- a CDS encoding YebC/PmpR family DNA-binding transcriptional regulator — MGRGPSIAARKGAEDARRGKLFTKFIREITVAARTGGGDPKTNPRLRLVLDKALAANMSKDTIERAIKRGSGAADDASFEEIRYEGYGPGGVAIMVDCMTDNPTRTVADVRHAFTKHGGNMGTSGAVSYLFSHVGQIFLDAADGLEDKVMEIALDAGADDVLSEAGFIEVITTPEALEGVKQALIDAQLLLVQADVMMRPATMVNPGEHAEQVQKIIDMLEDLDDVQKVYSNADLEHA, encoded by the coding sequence ATGGGACGTGGGCCGAGTATTGCCGCGCGCAAGGGCGCGGAAGATGCACGACGGGGCAAGCTGTTTACCAAGTTCATCCGCGAAATCACGGTTGCCGCGCGCACAGGCGGGGGTGATCCCAAAACCAATCCGCGTTTGCGCTTGGTGCTGGACAAGGCGCTGGCTGCAAATATGAGCAAAGACACCATCGAGCGCGCGATCAAGCGCGGCTCGGGGGCGGCGGACGATGCCAGTTTTGAAGAAATCCGCTACGAAGGCTACGGCCCTGGCGGGGTTGCCATCATGGTCGATTGCATGACCGACAACCCCACCCGCACCGTGGCCGATGTGCGCCATGCGTTTACCAAGCATGGGGGCAATATGGGCACTTCCGGCGCGGTGAGCTATTTGTTCAGCCATGTCGGGCAGATCTTTCTGGATGCGGCAGACGGGCTTGAAGACAAGGTGATGGAGATTGCCCTGGATGCCGGCGCCGATGATGTGCTCAGCGAGGCGGGCTTTATCGAAGTCATCACCACACCGGAGGCGCTGGAAGGCGTCAAGCAAGCTTTGATCGATGCACAGCTGCTGCTGGTTCAGGCCGATGTGATGATGCGTCCGGCGACGATGGTCAACCCCGGTGAACACGCCGAACAGGTACAAAAGATCATCGACATGCTTGAAGATCTCGACGACGTGCAAAAGGTCTATTCCAACGCCGACCTTGAACACGCCTGA